A single window of Dermochelys coriacea isolate rDerCor1 chromosome 14, rDerCor1.pri.v4, whole genome shotgun sequence DNA harbors:
- the FADS6 gene encoding LOW QUALITY PROTEIN: fatty acid desaturase 6 (The sequence of the model RefSeq protein was modified relative to this genomic sequence to represent the inferred CDS: inserted 2 bases in 2 codons; deleted 1 base in 1 codon), protein MEPWQQMLMENQDLYQERQKGKPPSGAGAARIEPLQKGSPPKHGVEQPEPPGEGRNAQEKGEKLGQGDTPSQETADPTQWMQTGISRAGPPEQEVTPKGQDPGPTLNHPVLDGDGNTSRGEEMPKVFQRGAKEEVEPPEEGRHEEALMGELSELVQQVVKRSSWWERHGIDDCIIALNFLILPAGFLCLHSDNALPFLLGIFILGIVHHTITVKGSHLASHNALTESKSWGKVWAIFFLEVCSAFTAEQAYYNHVKLXHGYTNVIRLGDXSIWKIPFLNRYVYMFIAPIAIPILTPLVALGLLKDVELKTALRTLCCMFLGLYSHYWLLVNVSGFQSVWSALICMLITRSLLAHPYIHVNIFQHIGLPMFSVDKKPKRIHMMSLGVLNLPRNALLDWSFGHSIINCHVEHHLFPNLSDNMCLKVKPIVSQYLKKKKLPYNEDSYMSRLQLFLHRYEELMVNAPPITELVGIQ, encoded by the exons ATGGAGCCATGGCAGCAGATGCtgatggagaatcaggacctgtACCAAGAGAGACAGAAGGGAAAACCGCcaagtggggcaggagcagccaggATAGAGCCACTGCAAAAAGGTTCTCCT CCTAAACACGGAGTGGAACAGCCAGAACCcccaggagaaggaagaaatgCCCAGGAGAAAGGTGAGAAACTGGGGCAAGGGGACACACCAAGTCAAGAGACTGCAGATCCAACACAATGGATGCAGACTGGCATCAGCAGAGCGGGTCCCCCCGAGCAGGAGGTGACTCCAAAAGGACAGGATCCAGGGCCCACCTTAAATCATCCAGTCTTGGATGGAGATGGAAACACCTCCAGAGGAGAAGAGATGCCAAAGGTCTTTCAAAGAGGTGCCAAGGAGGAAGTGGAGCCACCTGAGGAGGGGAGACATGAGGAAGCCCTGATGGGGGAGCTCTCTGAGCTGGTGCAGCAGGTGGTGAAGAGAAGCAGCTGGTGGGAGAGACATGGCATAGATGACTGTATCATTGCCCTGAACTTCCTAATCCTTCCTGCAG GGTTCCTGTGTCTGCATTCAGACAATGCCCTTCCCTTCCTGTTGGGCATCTTCATCTTGGGCATAGTTCACCACACTATAACAGTGAAAGGGAGCCACTTGGCCAGCCACAATGCCTTGACGGAGTCCAAGTCTTGGGGGAAAGTTTGGGCCATATTCTTCCTCGAG gTTTGCTCAGCTTTCACAGCAGAGCAAGCATACTACAACCATGTGAAAC CACACGGTTACACTAATGTTATCAGACTAGGCG TCAGTATTTGGAAGATTCCTTTCTTGAACCGATATGTCTACATGTTCATTGCACCCATTGCTATACCTATTTTAACCCCGCTAGTGGCACTTG GTTTGTTGAAGGATGTTGAGTTGAAAACAGCTCTCCGGACACTCTGCTGCATGTTTCTTGGTCTCTACTCCCATTACTGGCTCCTGGTCAATGTCTCAGGGTTCCAATCAGTGTGGTCTGCCCTCATCTGCATGTTGATCACACGATCTCTCCTTGCCCATCCCTACATCCATGTTAACATCTTCCAG CACATTGGCCTCCCGATGTTCTCTGTTGATAAGAAGCCCAAGCGAATTCACATGATGAGCCTTGGAGTTCTGAATCTGCCCCGGAATGCCCTGCTGGACTGGTCCTTTGGGCACTCAATTATCAACTGCCATGTGGAGCATCACCTTTTCCCAAACCTCTCTGACAACATGTGCCTGAAG GTCAAGCCCATAGTCTCCCAGTACCTGAAAAAGAAGAAGCTTCCATACAACGAGGACTCCTATATGTCCCGACTACAGCTGTTCCTACACCGTTACGAGGAACTGATGGTCAATGCACCCCCGATAACTGAACTTGTGGGGATTCAATGA